One segment of Marvinbryantia formatexigens DSM 14469 DNA contains the following:
- a CDS encoding alanine/glycine:cation symporter family protein has protein sequence MLKTIETINTVVNNFVWGVPAMICIIGVGLLLSIRTRFIQIRKFPYAIKTTIGRMFRKKEASDGAMTPFQAVCTALAATVGTGNIAGVAGAIAIGGPGAVFWMWVSALLGMCTKFSEVTLAVHFREKNEQGDFVGGPMYYIKNGLGKHWQWLAVLFSAFGVLTVFGTGNATQANTITTAVNSALLNYNIIQDSQTDFCNLLIGIIITILVALVLFGGVKRIGKVTEKLVPFMALLYILLALGVVLLHIENVPSVFRMIFEGAFSPSAVTGGAVGSFFLSMQKGVSRGIFSNEAGLGTGSIAHACADTRKPVQQGLFGIFEVFTDTIVICTLTALVILCSGVPVSYGSAAGAELTISGFTATYGNWVSIFTAVAMCCFAFSTIIGWGLYGARCIEFLFSSKVIRPFMLVYSLVSILGTTMDLGLLWSIAETFNGLMAIPNLIALFLLSGTVVRLVQNYFEPSAR, from the coding sequence ATGTTAAAAACGATTGAAACCATCAATACAGTTGTGAATAACTTTGTCTGGGGTGTTCCCGCCATGATTTGCATTATTGGTGTCGGACTTCTTCTGAGTATCCGGACACGCTTTATTCAGATACGCAAATTTCCCTATGCCATCAAAACAACCATCGGAAGAATGTTCCGCAAAAAAGAAGCCTCGGATGGCGCCATGACACCATTCCAGGCTGTCTGTACTGCGCTTGCCGCCACAGTCGGCACCGGAAATATCGCCGGTGTCGCCGGGGCAATCGCGATTGGCGGACCGGGCGCTGTTTTCTGGATGTGGGTTTCCGCTCTTCTCGGAATGTGTACAAAATTCTCAGAAGTAACGCTCGCGGTTCACTTCCGCGAAAAAAATGAACAGGGCGATTTCGTTGGCGGACCAATGTACTATATTAAAAATGGTCTTGGAAAACACTGGCAATGGCTCGCCGTCCTGTTTTCCGCATTCGGCGTGCTTACCGTATTCGGGACCGGAAATGCCACCCAGGCAAATACTATTACGACCGCTGTCAACTCCGCTCTGCTGAATTACAACATCATACAGGATTCCCAGACAGACTTCTGCAATCTGCTTATCGGCATTATCATTACGATTCTGGTTGCCCTGGTGCTCTTTGGCGGCGTCAAGCGTATCGGAAAGGTCACAGAAAAACTGGTGCCCTTTATGGCGCTTCTCTACATTCTTCTGGCATTGGGCGTTGTATTGTTGCATATTGAAAATGTACCTTCCGTTTTCCGTATGATTTTCGAAGGAGCCTTCTCACCTTCCGCTGTGACCGGAGGCGCTGTCGGAAGCTTTTTCCTCAGCATGCAGAAAGGCGTTTCCCGCGGTATTTTCTCCAATGAAGCCGGGCTCGGTACCGGTTCCATTGCACATGCCTGCGCGGACACCCGCAAACCGGTACAGCAGGGACTTTTCGGTATTTTTGAGGTATTCACCGACACCATCGTTATCTGCACGCTGACCGCCCTGGTCATCCTTTGCAGCGGTGTTCCTGTTTCCTACGGCAGCGCCGCCGGCGCAGAACTGACCATTTCCGGCTTTACCGCCACCTATGGAAACTGGGTATCCATCTTTACCGCCGTCGCCATGTGCTGCTTTGCCTTCTCCACTATCATCGGATGGGGACTGTACGGCGCCCGCTGCATTGAATTTCTGTTTTCATCAAAAGTCATCCGGCCATTTATGCTGGTATACTCCCTCGTTTCCATTCTCGGAACGACAATGGACCTCGGTCTTTTGTGGAGCATTGCGGAAACCTTCAACGGTCTGATGGCGATTCCAAACCTGATTGCGCTGTTTCTGCTTTCCGGTACAGTGGTCCGGCTGGTACAGAATTATTTTGAACCTTCTGCCCGGTAA